The nucleotide sequence TTCATTGTGACAGGTGACTCTGACTTTGTTTACTGCTTTTTTGATAGTATTTTTACGATGGTGAAGAAACGTATGAAAATAAGGATTTACGGCCGCGTACAGGGTGTGTCTTACAGGTTCGAGGCGCGGACCATGGCCCGGTACCTGGGTGTTAAGGGCTTAGTTAAAAACATGGCCGATGGTTCAGTATATGCAGAGGCTGAGGCCGGAGAAAAGGCTTTGGGCGGGTTTGTTTCATGGTGCCGCAAAGGCCCTGATTTTGCAAGAGTTGAGAGGGTAGAGACTGAAGAGATGCCTGTTCAGGGCGATGATGTTTTTGACATAAAGCTTTAATTATTAACGCATCTGATCTGGTTTTCTTCTGTCATGTGTATATAACCCCTGCAGCTGTCCTGACGGTGACCGGTTTACAGAATTGATAAAGGTGATTAAATGCGTCAATTTCTTGCCATACCTCTCCCTGATCAGCTCAAGGATGAACTTGGAGAAATTATTACACCCTTCCGGGGAATTAAGGGCCTGAAGCCTGTCAGGAAGGAAAACCTGCACCTCACCCTGCTCTTCCTGGGTGATACAGGCTCTGAGGAAAAGTTCTCTGAATTGCGAAAGATCTCCTTCTCTCCTTTTACCCTGACTACGACGGAAATCAAACTCTTTCCCGAAAGGAAACCCAGGCTGATATGGCTGGAACTGGAAGAGTCTGAAGAGCTGAATGACCTGTACAGCAGAATTGCCGCAGTTTTTGGGGTGAGTGAAAAGCTGAAGTCCCATATTACCCTTGCGCGGATAAAGTGGCTGCTGCCGCAGGATTACAGAGTCGTGTCAGAGAAGATCGGGCTGGCCAACCCTTTTGAAGCGGACTTCACCGTAAATTGCTTCAACCTGTACAACAGCGAACTACAGCCCCGGGGACCGGTTTACCGTGTTGCGGAGACTTTTATGTTCAGCGGATAAAGTTTGTCCTTTCCGGTTTTTCCGTTTTGGGCAGTTCTATTCCGGCCTCCTTCCCTGCCCTTATGCACCTGAGCAGCCAGGCCATATTGTTTCCGAGCGTGCGCATGGTTTGCAGCCCCTCTTTGTCCTGCCTTACCTCATCGGGGGTATTGCCATGAACCATGCTCCAGTACTGGGAGCTGACTACCGGCATATTGCTTATTGTGAAATACTTGTTGATCTGGTCAAAGGTTGCGGTTGCGCCCCCACGGCGGCAGCTGACAACAGATGCTCCAGGCTTGTGGGCAAATTTATTCCTGCCTGCATAGAACACCCTGTCCATAAAAGAGGTCAGCATGCCTGATGCGGCGGCAAAATGGACAGGTGATCCGAAGACAAACCCGTCGGCCTT is from Marinilabiliales bacterium and encodes:
- a CDS encoding acylphosphatase, with translation MVKKRMKIRIYGRVQGVSYRFEARTMARYLGVKGLVKNMADGSVYAEAEAGEKALGGFVSWCRKGPDFARVERVETEEMPVQGDDVFDIKL
- the thpR gene encoding RNA 2',3'-cyclic phosphodiesterase, with translation MRQFLAIPLPDQLKDELGEIITPFRGIKGLKPVRKENLHLTLLFLGDTGSEEKFSELRKISFSPFTLTTTEIKLFPERKPRLIWLELEESEELNDLYSRIAAVFGVSEKLKSHITLARIKWLLPQDYRVVSEKIGLANPFEADFTVNCFNLYNSELQPRGPVYRVAETFMFSG
- a CDS encoding flavodoxin family protein; the encoded protein is MKVLFINGSPHEKGCTYTALNEIAETIEKQGIEAEIFQVGTDPVSGCLGCGTCRKTGRCVIDDVVNKFLEKAEKADGFVFGSPVHFAAASGMLTSFMDRVFYAGRNKFAHKPGASVVSCRRGGATATFDQINKYFTISNMPVVSSQYWSMVHGNTPDEVRQDKEGLQTMRTLGNNMAWLLRCIRAGKEAGIELPKTEKPERTNFIR